From Halobacteriovorax sp. HLS, the proteins below share one genomic window:
- a CDS encoding murein hydrolase activator EnvC: MAGLVSNKLALVFLLGTICLSPGAYAKSINISDVRNEIRLSSRNLSRINSNIILLEKKLSKKNKNYIEVLDNKRKIESNIYTSSEKIEKYLSLIDEEKVRTKKVLGSVVANSMSNTETSSEILSKKIFTDVLKKRLIKLQSLENIVKIKKDKLAQMQKRFAAFEQKEGEILTFISELEERKKEYAAQYVSIEKNKLELATKLSSIKSQISQKKMAKSAKSEKPSLNIQFSAPIESYSGLDYQKKGITFKFKDSQVVKSTLAGVVNHVGTLANYGNVVMVDHGDGVRSIYLGDLSSKLKQGQKIKADQVIGQTRVRRSTGLGQIYFEVRKKNKAQNTFLLMDKKFLAKNNLNIVNI, encoded by the coding sequence ATGGCAGGATTAGTTTCTAATAAGCTAGCTTTAGTTTTTTTATTAGGTACAATTTGTCTCTCGCCTGGTGCTTATGCCAAAAGTATTAATATCTCTGATGTTAGAAATGAAATCAGATTAAGCTCGAGAAACTTAAGTCGTATAAACTCAAATATCATATTATTAGAAAAGAAATTAAGTAAGAAAAATAAGAATTATATTGAAGTCTTAGATAATAAAAGAAAAATTGAATCAAATATTTATACTAGCTCTGAAAAAATTGAAAAATACCTTAGTTTAATAGATGAAGAGAAAGTAAGAACAAAGAAGGTCTTAGGTTCTGTTGTTGCAAATTCAATGTCAAATACAGAAACTAGCTCGGAGATCTTGAGTAAGAAAATATTCACAGATGTTCTAAAAAAGCGTTTGATTAAGCTTCAAAGCTTAGAAAATATTGTAAAAATTAAGAAGGATAAACTTGCTCAGATGCAAAAGAGATTTGCTGCTTTTGAACAAAAAGAGGGAGAGATTTTAACATTCATATCAGAGTTAGAAGAGAGAAAGAAAGAATATGCTGCTCAGTATGTTAGTATCGAAAAGAATAAACTAGAATTAGCAACTAAGCTTTCTTCAATAAAGTCACAAATTTCACAAAAAAAGATGGCCAAGAGTGCTAAATCTGAAAAACCTTCTTTAAATATACAATTTTCAGCACCAATTGAGTCTTACTCTGGTCTTGATTACCAGAAAAAAGGAATAACATTTAAGTTTAAAGATAGCCAAGTTGTAAAATCTACTTTGGCCGGAGTTGTTAATCACGTAGGAACACTTGCTAATTATGGTAATGTTGTCATGGTAGATCATGGAGATGGAGTAAGGTCCATCTATCTTGGAGACCTTTCTTCTAAACTTAAGCAAGGACAAAAAATTAAAGCTGATCAAGTTATAGGACAAACCAGAGTTAGAAGGTCAACCGGTCTTGGGCAGATATACTTTGAAGTACGTAAAAAGAATAAAGCACAAAATACATTTCTTTTAATGGACAAGAAGTTTTTAGCGAAGAATAATTTAAACATTGTAAATATTTAA
- a CDS encoding ATP-binding cassette domain-containing protein, translated as MINSSLNKTFGNHKQIHVSNNNLFFLEDISLGFGPIKALSHVQLSIDKGEIVFITGTSGAGKTSLLRILAGDIEPTSGRVKRPNSKVFVSQVFQDLRLMGNLTCKENMSLSYDPSLYGSRKDFEKDLNELSRILGITDRLNIQIKNANGGLKQKVAIVRALLSRPDVIVCDEPTSSLDAENARKIFEILNLYNVKRKLTVVWASHNRELVKQFSGRIVHLDAGKLVYSGHACFI; from the coding sequence ATGATCAATAGTTCGTTAAACAAAACGTTTGGTAACCACAAACAAATTCATGTTTCAAATAATAACTTATTCTTTTTAGAAGATATCTCTTTAGGATTTGGTCCAATAAAGGCCTTAAGTCATGTTCAGCTTAGCATTGATAAAGGTGAAATTGTTTTCATTACTGGAACTTCTGGAGCAGGAAAAACATCATTATTAAGAATACTTGCTGGAGACATTGAACCTACCAGCGGCAGAGTTAAGAGACCAAACTCCAAAGTATTTGTCTCACAAGTTTTTCAAGACCTTAGACTTATGGGAAATCTGACGTGTAAAGAGAATATGTCGCTTTCTTACGATCCATCACTTTACGGCTCACGTAAAGATTTTGAAAAAGACCTTAATGAACTATCTAGAATTCTCGGAATCACTGATAGACTAAATATTCAAATTAAAAATGCAAATGGTGGACTTAAGCAAAAGGTCGCTATCGTTAGAGCATTATTAAGTAGACCAGATGTGATTGTATGCGATGAGCCTACAAGTTCATTGGATGCTGAAAATGCTAGGAAAATATTTGAAATATTAAATCTTTATAACGTAAAAAGAAAACTTACTGTGGTTTGGGCTTCTCATAATAGAGAGCTTGTGAAGCAATTCTCAGGAAGAATTGTTCACTTAGATGCAGGAAAGTTAGTTTACTCAGGACATGCATGTTTTATTTAA
- a CDS encoding S41 family peptidase, producing MNKKSSKRSLRAVSLCIALSVGGLFLGFFSTQKVMAVTKSRFEKLELFNKVLFLVESQYYRDVDTDKLIQGAIKGMMSTLDPHSAFLDKNVFAKMQEETKGEFGGLGLEVTAQDGSLIVVTPIEDSPAFKAGMMPGDRIVEINNESTIGSTLEEAVNRMRGKNGDKITIGVVRENYEGIKTFVLTRQIIKITPVKHSVVRKNYAYIRLKQFQKRSAEEIINAIKKSRKITEKNGGLKGIVLDLRSNPGGLLDEAVDVSSIFLKDGVVVSTEGRDPKNKEIRYVKKSGYKEVDVPLVVLINSSSASASEIVAGAIQDWNRGIIMGSQSFGKGSVQTVAKIDDEKGVKLTIAQYMTPKGRKIQAIGIIPDVQVDEAEGSWVAAHRKEQRFIRESDLKNHLTATIETSQEKKERLALEKADREKRRARLKKLKADKKKKSEKPEYDWFVKYDAKEDYQVIQAINYIRSFDLFKKMNK from the coding sequence ATGAATAAGAAGAGTAGTAAGCGCAGCCTTAGAGCTGTTAGTTTATGTATCGCTCTTTCCGTTGGAGGCCTATTTCTAGGCTTCTTTTCAACTCAAAAAGTTATGGCGGTAACTAAGTCACGATTCGAAAAGTTAGAACTATTCAACAAAGTTCTATTCTTAGTTGAGTCGCAATACTATCGTGATGTAGATACAGACAAGCTTATCCAAGGTGCGATAAAGGGGATGATGAGTACTCTTGATCCACATTCAGCTTTTCTAGATAAGAATGTATTTGCAAAAATGCAAGAAGAGACAAAAGGAGAGTTTGGGGGATTAGGTCTTGAAGTTACAGCTCAAGATGGAAGCTTAATTGTTGTCACTCCTATTGAGGATTCTCCTGCTTTTAAAGCGGGGATGATGCCTGGAGATAGAATTGTTGAGATCAATAATGAAAGTACTATTGGATCGACCCTTGAAGAAGCTGTTAATAGAATGCGCGGTAAAAATGGAGATAAAATCACAATTGGTGTTGTTAGAGAAAATTATGAAGGAATAAAAACTTTTGTACTCACAAGGCAGATTATTAAGATTACTCCGGTTAAGCATTCTGTTGTAAGAAAGAACTATGCATATATACGACTAAAGCAATTTCAAAAAAGATCAGCTGAAGAAATAATTAATGCAATCAAGAAAAGTCGAAAGATAACAGAAAAGAATGGTGGACTTAAAGGTATTGTTCTTGATCTTAGGTCAAATCCTGGAGGTCTTCTAGACGAGGCTGTAGATGTATCTTCAATCTTCTTAAAAGATGGAGTTGTGGTAAGTACAGAAGGAAGAGACCCAAAGAATAAAGAAATTAGATATGTTAAAAAATCAGGATATAAAGAAGTGGATGTTCCATTGGTCGTATTAATCAACTCTTCTTCAGCATCAGCAAGTGAGATTGTTGCAGGAGCGATTCAGGATTGGAATAGAGGTATTATTATGGGCTCTCAATCCTTTGGAAAGGGCTCTGTTCAAACAGTAGCTAAAATTGATGATGAAAAAGGTGTTAAACTTACTATTGCACAATATATGACACCTAAAGGTAGAAAAATTCAAGCTATTGGTATCATTCCTGATGTGCAAGTAGATGAGGCGGAAGGTTCTTGGGTTGCTGCGCACAGAAAAGAGCAGAGATTTATAAGAGAATCGGATTTAAAGAATCATTTGACTGCAACAATAGAGACTTCACAAGAAAAGAAAGAAAGGCTAGCACTTGAAAAAGCAGACAGAGAAAAGAGAAGAGCTAGACTGAAAAAACTTAAAGCAGATAAGAAGAAGAAATCTGAAAAGCCAGAGTATGACTGGTTTGTTAAGTATGATGCGAAAGAAGATTATCAAGTGATTCAGGCCATAAACTATATAAGATCTTTCGATTTATTTAAGAAAATGAATAAATAA
- a CDS encoding CrcB family protein — protein sequence MTIDIYKSTAIVFLGGGFGASLRYFISLTILSYGQRPWIGTLIANVLGCTLFFVLEKYELKDPQMQLLLKTGKIGSLTTFSTFAFEIVTLIKAGNYSESALVFILNILCGVLIGLFILK from the coding sequence ATGACAATTGATATTTATAAAAGTACTGCAATTGTTTTTTTAGGAGGAGGCTTTGGAGCAAGTCTTCGATATTTTATTTCTTTGACGATTCTCAGCTATGGGCAAAGACCTTGGATAGGTACGCTAATAGCTAATGTCTTGGGTTGTACTTTATTTTTTGTATTGGAAAAATATGAACTTAAAGATCCTCAAATGCAGCTACTTTTAAAAACAGGAAAAATAGGGAGTCTAACAACATTTAGTACTTTCGCTTTTGAAATTGTAACACTTATTAAGGCCGGTAACTATAGTGAGTCGGCCTTAGTTTTTATTCTCAATATCTTATGTGGAGTTTTAATAGGATTATTCATTCTTAAATAA
- a CDS encoding PolC-type DNA polymerase III: protein MNESLELIKNLEFCVFDLETTGGNHKNDKIIEIGLVKIKNLEIVEQKNYLIQPEIKIPEFIQKLTSITPEDVKDSPLIEDVIDELLEFMGDTILVAHNTSFDVPFFNSVLKRLKKPILKNKSLCTNLMTKYLIPNLMNSNLNYMSKVFGIKHKKAHRALDDALATAELLQIYLQIFIDKGINKINHLYYPRGRYELDRANFKSDTPLSEIKAKFERLHTPHIVTLKGENGVILFALPCKNTSGEKEFLYQKLKELPWKNMTIKLIGPFVETLINFNNLFNKIDTNDKGEIIRFLWKEHLPEMKPPLKDDINDGNILDVNFGDFIITNHLVPEQYIIYPVFAMNQKSELIFRFPGHKKKLIQYINSKSSKLSNNKIKSTHFLPQYKAFVDTYLMSKKESEKILFIFKKGLPLKQTDQFFLDFENFFKKNPNNYKFPKEYI from the coding sequence ATGAACGAATCTCTTGAGTTAATAAAAAATTTAGAATTTTGTGTCTTTGATTTAGAAACGACCGGAGGCAACCATAAGAATGACAAGATCATTGAAATCGGCCTCGTAAAAATAAAAAATTTAGAAATTGTAGAGCAGAAAAACTATTTAATTCAACCCGAAATTAAAATACCTGAATTTATTCAAAAGCTGACGTCGATTACACCGGAAGATGTTAAAGACTCACCTCTTATTGAAGATGTCATTGATGAACTTCTAGAGTTTATGGGAGATACTATTCTTGTTGCTCACAATACCAGCTTCGATGTTCCTTTTTTCAATTCTGTTCTTAAAAGACTAAAGAAGCCAATTTTAAAAAATAAGAGCTTGTGTACTAATTTAATGACAAAGTATCTCATTCCTAACTTAATGAATTCGAACTTGAATTATATGAGCAAGGTATTTGGGATCAAACATAAAAAGGCCCACAGGGCACTCGACGATGCCCTAGCAACTGCAGAATTACTACAGATTTATCTTCAAATTTTTATAGACAAGGGTATTAATAAGATAAATCACCTCTATTACCCTAGAGGTAGATATGAACTTGATAGGGCCAACTTTAAATCAGATACTCCTCTTAGTGAAATAAAGGCAAAGTTTGAAAGGCTGCATACTCCTCATATTGTTACTCTCAAAGGAGAGAATGGAGTTATTCTTTTTGCTCTTCCATGTAAAAATACTTCAGGGGAAAAAGAGTTCCTCTATCAGAAGCTAAAAGAGTTACCATGGAAGAATATGACCATAAAGTTAATTGGTCCATTTGTAGAAACGCTAATTAACTTCAATAATTTGTTTAATAAGATTGATACTAACGATAAAGGTGAGATTATTCGATTTCTTTGGAAAGAGCATTTACCGGAGATGAAACCACCTTTAAAAGATGATATAAATGACGGTAATATTTTAGATGTAAACTTTGGTGACTTTATAATAACTAACCACCTTGTTCCTGAGCAATATATTATCTACCCTGTGTTTGCGATGAATCAGAAATCAGAACTAATTTTTAGGTTTCCAGGCCATAAGAAAAAACTGATTCAATATATAAACTCTAAGTCGAGTAAACTAAGTAATAATAAAATTAAATCAACACACTTCTTGCCTCAATATAAAGCGTTTGTTGATACATACTTAATGAGTAAGAAAGAATCAGAAAAAATACTCTTTATTTTCAAAAAGGGACTTCCCTTAAAGCAAACTGATCAATTCTTCCTAGATTTTGAAAATTTCTTCAAAAAGAATCCTAACAATTATAAATTTCCAAAAGAGTATATCTAG
- the xseA gene encoding exodeoxyribonuclease VII large subunit, protein MNNLRYVSVSSLVNELKGLLEGQFRSVSIEGEITNLSLSSSGHYYFTISDKNASLSACLFKMDAMRNPEIRTLKDGDKVQCVGGIGVYAKRGTFQIIVKRITKQGKGDLKEQFEMLKKKLAADGLFDLEVKKEIPKLPKRVAIITALRGAALADFLNIMKRRSHWVDVLVVPTLVQGDTAAQAIRKSLFNTIKYSMQAPEDKKLDVIVLSRGGGSLEDLWCFNDEALAWDIFNCPIPTISAVGHQVDYSICDFVSDLRCETPSAAAQILSEEQSRLISRLENSRRHLVMSSKEIINSRKDTVSLARPDRLLSTVQRNHTRLARRLEKLSLHKREVELLHIHDYWFRLDDLSKRALSSIEKKKENFVNIVEKKHDLLLALNPKNILNRGYSYLSSTDGSVVSSIDEFDDLPNRSVVDIHFHDGKRKVIKE, encoded by the coding sequence ATGAATAATTTAAGATATGTCAGTGTTTCCTCCTTAGTAAATGAGTTGAAAGGTCTTCTCGAAGGTCAATTTCGATCAGTTTCAATTGAAGGAGAAATTACTAATCTATCTCTTTCTTCATCTGGCCATTACTACTTCACTATATCAGATAAGAATGCCTCTTTATCCGCATGTTTATTTAAAATGGATGCGATGAGAAATCCCGAAATAAGAACACTCAAGGATGGGGATAAAGTTCAATGTGTTGGAGGGATTGGTGTCTATGCAAAAAGAGGTACATTTCAAATTATTGTAAAGAGAATCACCAAACAAGGTAAGGGTGATCTAAAAGAACAATTTGAAATGTTAAAGAAAAAACTCGCTGCGGATGGTCTGTTTGATTTAGAAGTTAAAAAGGAAATACCTAAGCTTCCAAAACGAGTTGCCATTATTACAGCACTCAGAGGTGCTGCCCTTGCTGATTTTCTAAATATTATGAAAAGAAGAAGTCATTGGGTTGATGTGCTAGTTGTTCCAACTTTGGTTCAAGGAGATACTGCAGCCCAAGCAATTAGAAAGTCTCTATTCAATACTATAAAGTATTCGATGCAAGCACCAGAGGATAAGAAATTAGACGTCATTGTGTTAAGTCGAGGTGGTGGAAGCTTAGAGGATCTATGGTGCTTTAATGATGAGGCCCTCGCTTGGGATATATTTAATTGCCCTATACCTACGATAAGTGCGGTAGGACATCAAGTTGACTATTCTATTTGTGACTTTGTGAGTGACCTTAGGTGCGAAACACCATCTGCTGCTGCTCAAATTCTCAGTGAAGAACAATCAAGGCTAATCTCTAGACTCGAAAATTCAAGAAGACACTTAGTCATGAGTTCTAAGGAGATTATAAATTCTCGTAAAGACACAGTTTCTTTGGCCAGACCAGATAGACTATTATCAACAGTTCAAAGAAATCATACAAGACTTGCTCGACGTTTAGAAAAACTATCCCTCCATAAGAGAGAGGTTGAATTATTACATATTCACGATTATTGGTTTAGATTAGATGATCTGTCTAAACGGGCCTTATCTTCAATTGAGAAGAAAAAAGAAAATTTCGTAAATATTGTTGAAAAGAAACATGACCTTCTTTTAGCGCTAAATCCTAAGAATATTTTAAATAGAGGTTATAGCTACCTAAGTTCAACGGATGGAAGTGTTGTTAGTAGTATTGATGAATTTGATGATTTACCTAATCGCTCTGTTGTAGATATACATTTTCATGACGGAAAAAGAAAGGTCATTAAAGAATGA
- a CDS encoding response regulator — protein sequence MRVLIVDDSKAIFMMVSQMLEEKGHVGIWAEDGVKAVEYLQENSDVDVILLDWNMPNMNGPEFLEKNLTDSFTKTPIIMMTTENKPDYIKKALSLGAVEYIMKPFTNDILFNKFELVDEIA from the coding sequence ATGCGAGTACTCATTGTTGATGATTCGAAGGCCATTTTTATGATGGTTTCACAGATGCTAGAAGAAAAAGGTCATGTTGGCATTTGGGCCGAGGATGGAGTTAAAGCAGTTGAGTACCTTCAGGAAAATAGTGATGTTGACGTAATTCTTTTGGACTGGAATATGCCAAATATGAATGGTCCTGAGTTTCTTGAAAAGAACTTAACTGACAGTTTCACTAAGACTCCCATTATTATGATGACAACAGAAAATAAGCCGGACTATATAAAGAAGGCTTTAAGTCTTGGAGCTGTTGAGTATATTATGAAGCCATTCACTAACGATATTCTATTTAACAAGTTCGAACTTGTAGATGAGATAGCATGA
- a CDS encoding protein-glutamate O-methyltransferase CheR — protein MNLAVTKDEISNTVFKFFADYIYKHSGMVYTDKDYYRLETRLRSLVKIFEVEAVDDLYKKFQGPISPDMHTVLINISTNNETYFFRDKRPFSILTNELLPIIMENKKMAPISIWSAASSTGQEIYSIIMQIKEKIPELIPRLVIDASDISTDALAKAKKGNYNGLDVQRGLPITTLMKYFEQQEDESWQIAPELSRIPNFFEFNLLTGSFPLMRYDIIFCRNVLIYQNMENKQKIVSKLYESLRPGGFLVLGNGESFIGLETDFQRETYDNLTVYAKKA, from the coding sequence ATGAATCTTGCCGTAACTAAAGATGAGATTAGCAACACAGTTTTTAAGTTCTTTGCTGACTATATCTATAAACATTCAGGAATGGTTTACACAGATAAAGATTATTATCGACTTGAAACAAGACTAAGATCGCTAGTTAAGATCTTTGAAGTTGAAGCTGTTGATGATCTATATAAGAAGTTTCAGGGTCCAATTAGTCCTGATATGCATACCGTACTTATTAATATATCAACTAATAATGAAACTTATTTTTTCAGAGATAAGAGACCTTTTAGTATTCTTACCAATGAACTTCTTCCGATAATTATGGAAAATAAGAAGATGGCACCTATTTCTATTTGGAGTGCTGCCTCTTCTACTGGACAAGAGATCTATTCAATAATTATGCAAATCAAAGAAAAAATTCCTGAGCTCATCCCGAGGCTCGTCATTGATGCTTCAGATATTTCTACAGATGCCCTAGCAAAAGCAAAAAAAGGAAACTACAACGGTCTTGATGTGCAAAGAGGTTTACCAATAACAACTCTTATGAAGTACTTTGAGCAGCAAGAAGATGAAAGCTGGCAAATTGCCCCAGAGCTTTCTAGAATACCAAATTTCTTTGAATTTAACTTACTGACTGGGAGTTTTCCTCTCATGAGGTATGATATAATCTTCTGCCGCAACGTATTAATATATCAAAATATGGAAAATAAGCAGAAAATTGTTAGTAAACTTTATGAAAGCTTACGGCCTGGAGGATTCCTCGTACTAGGAAATGGTGAGAGTTTTATAGGACTTGAGACCGATTTCCAAAGAGAAACTTACGATAATCTAACTGTTTACGCAAAGAAGGCCTAA
- a CDS encoding histidine kinase dimerization/phospho-acceptor domain-containing protein, which produces MNLKTYATNICDPKFEEFLSSLNWKKSNSPKVYFTDIACEGILGWQVALESDFERDNVVLVNDFSEESIAGLLASIANGIEKDVAYELMEDEARLFESLFESRITSYDDFPLNEILSFLSNWKEISEHSEIEKVKYFLLSTLDIEVEVKTYEDFTSSENLVKYSNVLRAHSNNLDLFYCFKDDVEIDGEFKLIFTLLLIYQDQKLEKEKLESYSKSDWEIILNSLSLPTCLVSQRGELVLHNSTFSSLGLYANDCLKLDNGVTIEIQDNIYKVFKDSIRVGGKDFESFVFITNNELKREGNVTISSEELGIISGSIAHELNNPIAGILAALTLLKLEDDLADDSLLILEDMELGAKRCKKLIEVFLGFSRLDPLNSKCDSLESSLEQSLSLLRSRMVESNLKMHIEYRVDDSFKRPLNNSIASMIFYLILNEGFTLGHHQKLLINDLNQIDVSVIEREHEMSFSFSPEIKLYEQLQNSKLFLHLLNILNIEILTREGRIYLRSYDN; this is translated from the coding sequence ATGAATCTCAAAACATACGCTACAAATATATGTGATCCTAAGTTTGAAGAATTTCTTTCTAGTTTAAATTGGAAGAAGAGTAATTCTCCAAAAGTATATTTTACCGATATTGCATGTGAAGGTATCTTAGGTTGGCAAGTTGCCTTAGAGTCTGACTTTGAAAGAGATAATGTCGTTCTTGTCAACGATTTCTCTGAAGAATCTATTGCAGGACTCTTGGCTTCTATTGCTAATGGTATTGAAAAAGATGTTGCCTATGAGTTAATGGAAGATGAAGCAAGGTTATTTGAATCTCTCTTTGAGTCTAGAATAACATCCTATGATGACTTTCCTTTAAATGAAATTTTAAGTTTCCTTTCAAATTGGAAAGAAATTTCAGAACACTCTGAAATAGAAAAAGTTAAATATTTTTTACTATCAACCTTAGATATTGAAGTTGAGGTAAAGACTTATGAGGATTTTACGAGTTCAGAAAACCTTGTAAAGTATTCGAATGTTTTAAGAGCTCATTCTAATAATTTAGATCTCTTTTATTGCTTTAAAGATGATGTTGAAATCGATGGTGAGTTTAAGCTTATTTTTACTCTCTTACTTATTTATCAGGATCAAAAACTAGAAAAAGAAAAACTTGAAAGTTATTCAAAGAGTGATTGGGAAATTATATTGAATTCATTATCTCTTCCGACTTGCCTCGTGAGTCAAAGAGGTGAGTTAGTCTTACATAATTCAACATTTTCTTCACTTGGTCTTTATGCGAATGACTGTTTAAAGCTTGATAATGGTGTAACTATAGAAATCCAAGATAATATTTATAAAGTATTTAAAGATTCTATAAGAGTAGGGGGAAAAGACTTTGAGTCTTTTGTTTTCATTACTAACAACGAATTGAAAAGAGAAGGTAATGTTACTATTTCTTCTGAAGAGTTAGGAATAATTTCAGGCTCAATCGCTCATGAACTTAATAATCCTATTGCAGGGATACTTGCTGCTCTTACTCTGCTTAAATTAGAAGACGATTTGGCAGATGACTCTCTTCTTATTTTAGAAGATATGGAATTAGGAGCTAAGCGTTGCAAGAAGTTGATCGAAGTCTTTTTAGGCTTTTCAAGATTGGATCCATTGAATTCTAAGTGCGATTCTCTTGAGAGCTCTCTTGAGCAGTCTTTGAGCCTGTTAAGGTCAAGGATGGTTGAATCAAATCTTAAAATGCATATTGAGTACAGGGTTGATGACTCATTTAAAAGACCTCTAAATAACTCGATTGCATCTATGATATTCTATCTTATTTTAAATGAAGGTTTTACACTCGGCCATCATCAAAAATTACTAATCAATGACTTGAATCAAATTGATGTATCAGTAATTGAAAGAGAGCATGAGATGAGTTTTTCCTTTTCCCCTGAGATAAAACTCTACGAACAGTTGCAAAACTCTAAGCTTTTTCTACATTTACTTAATATTCTTAATATTGAGATATTGACTAGAGAGGGGCGCATCTACTTGAGAAGTTATGACAATTGA